A single window of Eucalyptus grandis isolate ANBG69807.140 chromosome 1, ASM1654582v1, whole genome shotgun sequence DNA harbors:
- the LOC104432722 gene encoding LOW QUALITY PROTEIN: receptor-like protein kinase FERONIA (The sequence of the model RefSeq protein was modified relative to this genomic sequence to represent the inferred CDS: inserted 1 base in 1 codon) produces the protein MRITAAISSGGRALVFLCLSASFLLVVLGDDYKPADRILLDCGAASQTTDADGQVWTSEIGSKIPASTANAIMATAATQDPSVPQVPYMTARIFQSNFTYSFPVASGRKFVRLYFYPSVYNTYNASNAIFSVSAEGYTLLKNFSVAQTTEALNFAYVLKEYSVNVEGETLNITFSPSKNYAGAFAFVNGIEVQSMPDIYSATDGSTMIVGLNAPLTIDNTTALETAYRLNVGGQDISPSGDTGLFRSWYDDTAYIYGAGIGVTETAGPNMTIHYPSSMPTYVAPVNVYSTARSMGPNASVNLQYNLTWIFSVDSGFNYLIRLHFCEVADVITKLNQRMFEIFIGNQTADNQADVAGWTKGNGIPTYRDYVVLVTDGGSQQDLWLALHPNTALKPQYYDAILNGVEIFKLSDASGNLAGPNPIPAPKQDVIDPSRARPPSGSGKSTNQTAIIAGGVSGGVVLAIIIGLVAVFASRRRRQGKDSSASDGPSGWLPLSLYGNSHSAGSAKTNTTGSYASSLPSNLCRHFSFAEIKSATKNFDESLVLGVGGFGKVYQGEIDGGATKVAIKRGNPLSEQGVHEFQTEIEMLSKLRHRHLVSLIGYCEDNCEMILVYDYMAYGTLREHLYKTQRPPLPWKQRLEICIGAARGLHYLHTGAKHTIIHRDVKTTNILLDEKWVAKVSDFGLSKTGPTLDHTHVSTVVKGSFGYLDPEYFRRQQLTDKSDVYSFGVVLFEILCARPALNPTLPKEQVSLAEWAAHCHKKGILEHIMDPHLKGKISPECFKKFAETAMKCVNDQGIERPSMGDVLWNLEXALQLQESAEESGKGFGGVGMDDGAFDAAACKGKKDPDVSPGFDSNVSDSRSSGMSMSIGGRSLASEDSDGLTPSAVFSQIMNPKGR, from the exons ATGAGGATTACGGCGGCGATTAGCTCCGGTGGGAGGGCTCTAGTGTTCTTGTGCTTGTCTGCGTCGTTTTTGTTGGTGGTTTTGGGGGATGACTATAAGCCCGCCGATCGAATCCTGCTGGATTGTGGGGCGGCTTCGCAGACTACAGATGCCGATGGCCAGGTGTGGACCTCGGAGATTGGTTCCAAGATCCCGGCTTCTACTGCCAACGCCATCATGGCCACAGCCGCCACGCAGGACCCTTCGGTGCCCCAGGTCCCGTACATGACTGCGAGGATTTTCCAGTCTAATTTTACTTACAGCTTCCCCGTGGCATCAGGTCGGAAGTTTGTCCGGCTGTACTTTTATCCATCTGTGTACAATACGTATAACGCGTCCAATGCCATCTTCTCTGTATCTGCTGAGGGTTATACTCTTCTGAAGAACTTCAGCGTGGCCCAAACCACAGAAGCTTTGAACTTTGCATATGTTTTGAAGGAATACTCGGTCAATGTCGAGGGGGAGACACTGAATATTACTTTCAGTCCGTCTAAAAACTATGCAGGTGCATTTGCTTTTGTTAACGGGATCGAGGTACAGTCAATGCCTGACATCTATAGCGCAACTGATGGAAGTACGATGATTGTTGGTCTGAATGCTCCCCTCACCATCGATAACACCACAGCTCTTGAGACTGCTTATCGATTAAATGTGGGAGGTCAAGACATCTCTCCGTCTGGTGACACAGGACTGTTCAGGTCCTGGTATGATGATACTGCTTACATATATGGTGCTGGTATTGGGGTCACTGAGACTGCTGGCCCGAATATGACGATTCATTATCCTTCATCCATGCCTACTTATGTCGCTCCTGTTAATGTATACTCCACTGCTAGATCGATGGGACCCAATGCAAGCGTCAATCTGCAATACAACCTCACTTGGATCTTCTCTGTTGACTCTGGGTTCAATTACCTGATAAGGCTGCATTTCTGTGAGGTAGCTGATGTCATAACAAAACTAAATCAGAGAATGTTTGAGATCTTCATCGGCAATCAAACTGCTGACAATCAGGCTGATGTAGCTGGATGGACAAAAGGCAATGGAATCCCTACTTATAGGGATTATGTGGTACTTGTAACAGATGGAGGTTCGCAGCAGGATTTGTGGCTTGCCCTTCATCCAAATACGGCTTTGAAACCTCAGTATTACGATGCGATATTGAATGGGGTGGAGATTTTCAAGCTCAGTGATGCGTCTGGGAATCTTGCGGGGCCTAACCCTATTCCTGCGCCGAAGCAGGATGTAATCGATCCCTCACGAGCTAGACCACCATCAGGCTCTGGTAAATCAACTAATCAAACGGCAATTATTGCAGGAGGGGTTAGTGGTGGAGTTGTTTTAGCCATAATCATCGGTCTTGTAGCTGTTTTTGCTTCACGTCGCCGTAGGCAGGGGAAGGATTCAAGCGCAAGTGATGGACCATCCGGctggcttcctctctctctttatggAAACTCGCACTCTGCGGGTTCTGCAAAGACGAACACTACTGGTAGTTATGCATCATCCCTGCCGTCGAACCTTTGCCGCCATTTCTCTTTTGCTGAGATCAAATCTGCCACCAAGAACTTCGATGAGTCTCTCGTCCTTGGAGTGGGAGGCTTTGGCAAAGTGTACCAAGGAGAAATCGATGGTGGAGCGACCAAAGTGGCAATCAAGCGTGGAAATCCCCTCTCTGAGCAAGGTGTGCATGAATTCCAAACTGAGATTGAAATGCTTTCAAAGCTACGCCATCGTCATCTTGTTTCGTTGATCGGGTATTGTGAAGATAATTGTGAGATGATCCTTGTCTATGATTACATGGCCTACGGAACTCTCCGTGAGCACTTGTACAAGACCCAGAGACCCCCTCTCCCGTGGAAGCAAAGACTTGAGATTTGCATTGGAGCTGCTCGGGGGTTGCACTATCTCCACACTGGGGCTAAGCACACGATCATTCACCGTGATGTGAAAACTACCAACATTCTTTTGGATGAGAAGTGGGTGGCAAAGGTCTCCGATTTTGGTTTGTCAAAGACCGGTCCAACGTTGGATCACACGCATGTCAGTACTGTTGTGAAGGGTAGCTTTGGATATCTGGATCCTGAATACTTCAGACGCCAGCAATTAACCGACAAATCTGATGTGTACTCCTTCGGAGTTGTGCTGTTCGAGATCCTCTGTGCACGCCCTGCATTGAACCCCACACTGCCGAAAGAGCAAGTCAGTCTAGCAGAATGGGCTGCTCATTGCCACAAGAAAGGCATTCTCGAGCACATTATGGATCCTCATCTGAAGGGGAAAATCTCGCCGGAGTGCTTCAAAAAGTTTGCCGAGACCGCAATGAAGTGCGTCAACGATCAGGGCATCGAGAGGCCATCAATGGGCGACGTCCTGTGGAACCTCG TTGCCCTCCAGCTGCAAGAGAGTGCAGAGGAGAGCGGCAAGGGCTTCGGGGGAGTGGGCATGGACGACGGGGCTTTTGATGCTGCGGCCTGCAAAGGGAAGAAGGATCCCGACGTATCCCCTGGCTTCGACAGCAACGTGTCCGACTCAAGGAGCAGCGGGATGAGCATGAGCATTGGCGGCCGGAGCCTCGCCAGTGAAGACTCGGATGGGCTGACCCCGAGTGCTGTGTTCTCTCAGATCATGAACCCCAAAGGGCGGTGA
- the LOC104432715 gene encoding 40S ribosomal protein S12, which translates to MSGEEDVPAPEVAVAVAAPALGEPMDLNTALQLVLRKSLAHGGLVRGLHEGAKAIEKHAGLLCLLAEDCNQPDYIKLVKALCNEHNVSLINVPSAKTLGEWAGLCKIDSEGKARKVVGCSCVVVKDFGEETEARHVVMEYVKSH; encoded by the exons ATGTCAGG AGAGGAAGATGTTCCGGCACCTGAGGTTGCGGTTGCGGTTGCGGCTCCAGCTTTGGGTGAGCCCATGGATCTCAATACAGCTTTACAACTTGTGCTGAGGAAGTCCCTGGCCCATGGTGGTCTTGTACGCGGTCTCCACGAAGGTGCCAAGGCCATTGAAAAGCATGCTGGACTGCTTTGCCTACTAGCGGAGGACTGCAACCAGCCTGATTATATCAAGTTGGTGAAGGCGCTATGCAATGAGCATAATGTCAGCCTGATCAATGTCCCTAGCGCTAAGACTCTTGGAGAGTGGGCTGGT TTGTGTAAAATTGATTCTGAGGGGAAAGCAAGGAAGGTTGTTGGTTGTTCTTGCGTGGTTGTAAAG GATTTTGGGGAGGAGACCGAGGCACGTCATGTTGTTATGGAGTATGTCAAGTCTCACTGA
- the LOC104432699 gene encoding mannan endo-1,4-beta-mannosidase 6, which translates to MDVALKLLFSCVVVVFVVFVNDGPAVCGGEAMEPLEMVVDGAENQCPSFSGSGNGGAYPGDTEDDAWPMVQKKGNQFVVNDHPFYVNGFNTYWLMVFAADESTRGKVSEVFQQASAVGLTVCRTWAFNDGQWRALQKSPSVYDEVVFKALDFVVSEAKKYKIRLILSLINNWEAYGGKAQYVKWGKAAGLNLTSDDQFFSHPTLKSYYKAHVKTVLNRVNTFTNITYKDDPTIFAWELMNEPRCTLDPSGDTLQAWIEEMAVFVKSIDPKHLVEIGMEGFYGLSTPNRVQYNPNTYAQQVGTDFIRNHLVLGIDFASVHIYADSWISPSITDAHLTFTKSWMEAHVEDAEMYLGMPVLFSEFGVSANDPGYNSSFRDTLISLVYKTLLNSTKKGGAGAGSLLWQLFPEGTDYMDDGYAVVLSKSPSTSNIMSLHSTRLAIFNSVCSWHCRWGCKKKDNILDAFLYHDDL; encoded by the exons ATGGATGTCGCGCTGAAGCTCCTGTTCTCTTGCGTGGTTGTTGTTTTCGTGGTGTTTGTGAATGACGGCCCGGCTGTTTGTGGCGGCGAGGCAATGGAGCCATTGGAGATGGTGGTGGACGGAGCTGAAAATCAATGCCCCTCCTTTAGCGGGAGCGGGAATGGGGG TGCTTATCCAGGTGACACGGAAGATGATGCGTGGCCAATGGTCCAGAAGAAGGGCAACCAGTTTGTGGTTAATGACCACCCTTTCTATGTCAATGGGTTCAACACCTACTGGTTGATGGTGTTTGCTGCGGATGAGTCCACGAGAGGGAAGGTCAGTGAGGTTTTCCAACAAGCATCTGCTGTGGGACTAACCGTCTGTAGGACTTGGGCTTTCAATGATGGCCAATGGCGAGCTCTTCAGAAATCTCCATCGGTTTATGATGAAGTTGTTTTCAAG GCATTGGATTTTGTGGTGAGTGAAGCGAAGAAGTACAAAATCAGGCTCATTTTATCGTTAATTAATAATTGGGAAGCTTATGGTGGCAAAGCACAATATGTCAAATGGGGCAAAGCAGCTGGCCTGAACTTGACATCGGATGACCAATTCTTCTCTCATCCAACTCTTAAGAGCTACTACAAGGCTCATGTCAAG ACTGTGCTTAATAGAGTCAATACGTTCACAAACATAACTTACAAGGATGACCCTACAATCTTCGCGTGGGAACTGATGAATGAGCCACGATGCACCTTGGATCCATCTGGCGATACCTTGCAG GCATGGATAGAAGAAATGGCAGTGTTTGTGAAGAGCATTGACCCAAAGCATTTGGTAGAGATTGGAATGGAAGGATTTTATGGTCTCTCTACTCCTAACAGAGTTCAGTATAATCCAAACACATATGCACAGCAAGTTGGTACTGACTTCATTAGGAACCATCTGGTTCTGGGGATTGATTTTGCCTCTGTTCATATCTATGCAGACTCTTG GATATCGCCGTCAATCACGGATGCACATCTCACGTTCACAAAATCATGGATGGAAGCTCACGTTGAAGATGCTGAGATGTATCTCGGCATGCCTGTTTTGTTTTCTGAATTTGGAGTGTCTGCTAATGACCCTGGCTACAATTCGTCATTCCGGGACACGCTTATCAGCTTGGTGTACAAGACACTCTTGAACTCAACCAAGAAAGGTGGAGCCGGGGCTGGAAGCCTTTTGTGGCAGCTGTTCCCTGAAGGGACAGACTATATGGACGACGGGTATGCTGTTGTTCTTTCGAAGTCTCCTTCCACGtcaaacatcatgtccctccatTCCACAAGACTGGCAATCTTCAACTCCGTGTGTTCTTGGCATTGCCGCTGGGGTTGTAAGAAGAAGGACAACATCTTGGATGCGTTCCTGTACCACGATGATCTGTAG
- the LOC104432690 gene encoding serine/threonine-protein kinase AtPK1/AtPK6, with translation MVSQSSGSTNSQRCIPFPNKLLFPMNSQDAVVTDHLEFDFSDVFGPAPVQPCLEVTVDGNSVSGADANELIYDNPVVICSRSHSLVGPSSCVNQTLRLSMLTLSESDESLDFVECFNGETVKENQESMNDAGGNKKLDTVEGDPLEVESVCLEDFEPLKVVGCGAFAKVLQVRKKGTSDIYAMKVMRKDKIMEKNHAEYMKAERDILTKIDHPFIVQLRYSFQTKYRLYLVLDFINGGHLFFQLYHQGLFREDLARIYTAEIVSAVAHLHANGIMHRDLKPENILLDAEGHVVLTDFGLAKQFEENERSNSLCGTVEYMAPEIVLGKGHDKAADWWSVGVLLFEMLTAKPPFIGGNRNKIQEKIVKDKIKLPNFLSSEAHSLLKGLLQKDPSKRLGSGPNGSVDIKNHKWFKMINWKKLEAREIKPSFLPEVAGKHCIANFEKKWTDMPIADSPAASPTAAGNPFTGFTYVRPPASFLQQNK, from the exons ATGGTTTCTCAGTCATCTGGTTCGACCAACAGCCAGAGATGCATACCATTCCCGAACAAGCTACTTTTTCCTATGAATTCTCAGGATGCCGTTGTCACGGATCACCTCGAATTTGATTTCTCTGATGTGTTTGGTCCTGCACCAGTCCAACCCTGCTTGGAGGTGACTGTCGATGGAAACTCTGTGTCTGGTGCAGATGCGAATGAACTCATCTATGACAATCCAGTTGTCATATGTAGCAGGTCACATTCTCTGGTTGGTCCTTCCTCTTGTGTCAATCAAACATTGAGGTTGAGTATGCTCACTCTAAGTGAAAGTGATGAGTCATTGGATTTTGTGGAGTGTTTTAATGGAGAGACTGTCAAGGAAAATCAAGAGTCCATGAATGATGCTGGAGGCAATAAGAAACTTGACACCGTTGAAGGAGATCCCTTGGAAGTTGAGAGTGTATGTCTTGAAGATTTTGAGCCTTTAAAGGTTGTAGGCTGTGGTGCATTTGCAAAAGTCTTGCAAGTGAGGAAAAAGGGCACTTCTGATATATATGCAATGAAGGTAATGAGAAAGGACAAAATCATGGAGAAGAATCATGCTGAGTACATGAAAGCAGAGAGAGACATTTTAACCAAAATTGATCACCCATTCATTGTCCAGCTTAGGTATTCTTTCCAG ACCAAATACAGGCTCTATCTCGTGCTGGACTTTATAAATGGGGGCCATCTCTTTTTTCAGCTCTATCATCAGGGCCTTTTCAG AGAGGATTTGGCACGTATCTACACTGCTGAAATTGTTTCTGCAGTGGCTCATCTTCATGCAAATGGCATAATGCATAGGGATCTCAAACCAGAAAATATCCTCCTGGATGCCGAAGGCcat gTTGTCTTAACTGATTTTGGCCTAGCAAAGCAATTTGAAGAGAACGAAAGATCTAATTCTTTGTGTGGAACAGTAGAATATATGGCACCAGAAATTGTACTTGGAAAGGGGCATGATAAAGCAGCAGACTGGTGGAGTGTGGGTGTGCTGTTATTTGAGATGCTTACTGCAAAG CCTCCTTTTATTGGTGGAAACCGGAATAAGATTCAAGAGAAGATAGTCAAGGACAAAATAAAGCtaccaaattttctttccaGTGAAGCTCATTCTCTGTTGAAAGGA CTGCTACAGAAAGATCCCAGCAAGCGCCTAGGCAGTGGGCCTAATGGGAGTGTGGACATAAAGAACCACAAATGGTTCAAGATGATCAACTGGAAGAAACTAGAGGCGCGGGAGATCAAGCCCAGTTTTCTTCCAGAAGTTGCTGGAAAGCATTGCATCGccaatttcgaaaaaaaatggaCCGACATGCCAATCGCAGATTCCCCTGCTGCCAGTCCCACTGCCGCAGGAAATCCCTTCACAGGCTTTACTTATGTGAGGCCACCGGCTTCTTTCcttcaacaaaataaatag
- the LOC104432679 gene encoding pentatricopeptide repeat-containing protein At5g18390, mitochondrial: MLFSRAARRLLLNSNDQLPVSPFRRLKTLPSASSLDESPLQTRKKDDYFAVVQHVSNIVRHDYYLERTLNKMRVSLTSDLVYRVLRACSRSGTESLRFFNWACTCQPASYAPTSVEYEEIVKILAQTKKYESMWKIIHQMRSQHLGLSPNTACFVIEEFGKHGLIDQAVEIFNKLKHFDCKQNVDTHNSLLFALCEVKMFHGAYALIRRMIRKGEAPDKRTFAILVNGWCSAGKMREAQEFLEEMSRKGFNPPVRGRDLLIEGLLNAGYLESAKGMVRKMTKEGFVPDVGTFNSLMEAIVKSGELDFGLSLYHSVCKLGLCPDIVTYKLLIPAVSKAGMIDEAFRLLHRLIEDGHKPFPSLYAPIIKGMFRMGQFDDAFSFFSEMKLKGHPPNRPVYTMLITMCGRGGRYVEAANYLAEMTEFGFTPISRCFDMVTDGLRSCGKHDLAEKMMQLEVSLQ, encoded by the coding sequence ATGCTTTTCTCCAGAGCTGCTCGCCGCCTCCTTCTCAATTCCAATGACCAACTCCCAGTCTCTCCGTTTCGTCGCCTGAAGACCCTCCCTTCGGCTTCCTCCCTGGACGAATCTCCTCTGCAAACCCGCAAGAAAGATGACTACTTCGCAGTCGTCCAGCACGTCTCCAACATCGTCCGCCACGACTACTACCTGGAGCGGACCCTCAACAAGATGCGCGTTTCCCTGACCTCCGACCTCGTCTACCGCGTCCTTCGCGCCTGCTCCCGCTCCGGCACCGAGTCGTTGCGGTTCTTCAACTGGGCTTGCACCTGCCAGCCTGCTTCCTACGCCCCGACTTCGGTGGAATATGAAGAGATTGTCAAGATCCTGGCTCAGACCAAGAAGTACGAGTCCATGTGGAAGATCATCCACCAGATGAGAAGCCAGCATCTGGGTCTTTCTCCGAACACCGCGTGTTTCGTCATCGAGGAGTTTGGTAAGCACGGGCTTATTGATCAGGCGGTCGAGATCTTCAACAAGTTGAAGCACTTTGATTGTAAGCAGAATGTGGACACCCACAATTCTTTGCTGTTCGCTCTTTGCGAAGTTAAGATGTTTCACGGGGCGTATGCCCTGATCAGGCGGATGATCAGAAAAGGAGAGGCTCCGGATAAGAGAACCTTCGCGATCCTTGTTAATGGCTGGTGCTCTGCTGGCAAAATGAGGGAGGCACAGGAATTTTTGGAGGAGATGAGTAGAAAAGGGTTTAATCCTCCGGTGAGGGGTCGTGATCTTTTGATTGAAGGGCTGTTGAACGCGGGTTATTTGGAGTCTGCTAAGGGAATGGTGAGGAAGATGACTAAGGAAGGGTTTGTGCCTGATGTTGGGACCTTTAATTCTTTGATGGAAGCCATTGTGAAATCTGGGGAGCTTGATTTTGGTCTTAGTCTTTATCATAGCGTTTGCAAACTAGGACTATGTCCCGACATTGTTACTTACAAACTTTTGATACCAGCTGTTTCTAAGGCAGGAATGATTGATGAGGCTTTCAGGCTTCTGcatagattgattgaggatggACATAAGCCTTTTCCTAGTCTATATGCGCCTATAATAAAAGGGATGTTTAGGATGGGACAGTTTGATGATGCATTTAGTTTCTTCAGCGAAATGAAACTTAAGGGTCATCCACCTAATCGGCCAGTTTATACAATGTTGATAACCATGTGTGGACGTGGAGGTAGATATGTAGAGGCTGCTAACTATCTGGCTGAGATGACAGAGTTTGGCTTTACGCCCATTTCCCGGTGCTTTGACATGGTTACTGATGGATTGAGGAGTTGCGGGAAGCATGATCTAGCTGAAAAGATGATGCAGTTGGAGGTCTCCCTGCAGTGA